From a region of the Oryza sativa Japonica Group chromosome 6, ASM3414082v1 genome:
- the LOC4341796 gene encoding aTP-dependent zinc metalloprotease FTSH 2, chloroplastic: MAPTSMSLAAKTPLPFSTLPSSGVAQRPVSVTASLEHKTNDARRKFLKLALGNLGVGLPTLLGAKRALAEEQGVSSSRMSYSRFLEYLDKDRVKKVDLFENGTIAIVEAISPELGNRVQRVRVQLPGLSQELLQKLREKNIDFAAHSNQEDSGSLLFNLIGNLAFPLILIGGLFLLSRRAQGGLGGPNGPGFPLGFGQSRAKFQMEPNTGVTFDDVAGVDEAKQDFMEVVEFLKKPERFTAVGARIPKGVLLVGPPGTGKTLLAKAIAGEAGVPFFSISGSEFVEMFVGVGASRVRDLFKKAKENAPCIVFVDEIDAVGRQRGTGIGGGNDEREQTLNQLLTEMDGFEGNTGIIVIAATNRADILDSALLRPGRFDRQVSVDVPDVRGRTEILKVHGSNKKFDTDVSLEVIAMRTPGFSGADLANLLNEAAILAGRRGRTAISSKEIDDSIDRIVAGMEGTVMTDGKSKSLVAYHEVGHAICGTLTPGHDPVQKVTLIPRGQARGLTWFIPMDDPTLISRQQLFARIVGGLGGRAAEEIIFGEPEVTTGAAGDLQQITGLAKQMVVTFGMSDIGPWSLMDSGAQSGDVIMRMMARNSMSEKLAEDIDTAVKRLSDEAYEIALSQIRSNREAMDKIVEVLLEKETLSGDEFRAILSEFTEIPVENRVPPATPAALPA; the protein is encoded by the exons ATGGCTCCAACATCCATGAGCCTTGCTGCAAAGACGCCGCTTCCCTTCTCGACACTTCCTTCGAGTGGCGTTGCACAGAGGCCAGTTTCTGTGACTGCCTCCCTCGAGCACAAGACTAATGATGCCAGAAGGAAGTTCCTAAAGCTCGCGCTTGGGAACCTCGGGGTCGGGCTTCCCACCTTGTTGGGTGCTAAGAGAGCTCTTGCTGAAGAGCAAGGTGTCTCGTCGTCGAGAATGTCTTACTCGAGGTTCCTTGAGTATCTAGACAAGGACAGAGTGAAGAAGGTTGATTTGTTTGAGAATGGCACGATTGCCATTGTAGAGGCTATTTCTCCTGAGCTCGGCAACCGTGTGCAGAGAGTTCGTGTGCAGCTTCCTGGTCTAAGCCAGGAGCTTCTCCAGAAGTTGAGGGAAAAGAATATCGATTTTGCTGCACACAGCAACCAGGAGGACTCTGGTTCTCTTCTGTTCAACCTGATCGGAAACTTGGCTTTCCCACTTATCCTTATTGGTGGTCTATTTTTGCTGTCAAGAAGAGCACAAGGTGGCCTTGGTGGACCTAACGGTCCTGGCTTTCCCCTTGGTTTTGGTCAATCTAGGGCCAAGTTTCAGATGGAACCCAACACTGGTGTTACATTTGATGATGTTGCTGGTGTCGATGAAGCAAAGCAAGACTTCATGGAAGTGGTTGAGTTCTTGAAGAAACCAGAAAGGTTCACCGCTGTTGGTGCTCGCATCCCTAAGGGTGTTCTGCTTGTTGGTCCTCCTGGAACTGGTAAGACTTTGCTTGCCAAGGCTATTGCAGGGGAAGCTGGTGTGCCGTTTTTCTCGATATCAGGATCTGAGTTTGTGGAGATGTTTGTCGGAGTTGGTGCCTCCCGGGTTCGTGATCTCTTCAAGAAGGCAAAGGAGAATGCTCCTTGCATAGTATTTGTTGATGAAATTGATGCTGTTGGGAGGCAAAGAGGGACAGGTATTGGTGGTGGAAATGATGAAAGGGAGCAGACTTTGAATCAGTTGCTGACTGAGATGGATGGTTTTGAGGGGAACACTGGAATCATTGTTATTGCTGCCACCAACAGGGCTGATATCCTGGATTCTGCTTTACTCAGACCTGGACGTTTTGACagacag GTAAGTGTTGATGTTCCTGATGTACGCGGAAGGACAGAGATTCTTAAGGTGCACGGTAGCAACAAGAAGTTCGATACTGATGTCTCTCTTGAAGTCATAGCAATGAGAACACCTGGCTTTAGTGGAGCAGACTTGGCAAATCTTCTAAATGAAGCAGCCATATTAGCGGGCCGACGTGGTCGGACAGCAATTTCCTCAAAGGAGATTGATGATTCAATTGACAGAATAGTGGCTGGTATGGAAGGAACTGTGATGACAGATGGGAAGAGCAAAAGTCTTGTTGCTTACCATGAAGTTGGGCATGCAATTTGTGG AACTTTGACGCCTGGCCACGACCCTGTCCAAAAGGTTACTTTGATCCCGAGGGGTCAAGCTCGTGGTCTCACATGGTTCATTCCAATGGACGACCCAACGCTCATCTCCAGGCAACAACTGTTCGCCAGAATTGTTGGTGGCCTTGGCGGTCGTGCTGCTGAGGAGATCATTTTTGGGGAGCCTGAGGTGACCACAGGAGCTGCTGGTGACTTGCAGCAAATTACTGGCCTAGCCAAGCAG ATGGTGGTTACATTCGGTATGTCGGACATTGGTCCGTGGTCGCTAATGGACTCAGGAGCTCAGAGCGGCGATGTCATCATGAGGATGATGGCAAGGAACTCCATGTCGGAGAAGCTCGCGGAGGACATCGATACCGCTGTGAAGCGGTTGTCCGATGAGGCCTACGAGATCGCTTTGAGCCAGATCAGGAGCAACCGGGAGGCCATGGACAAGATCGTGGAGGTGCTCCTTGAGAAGGAGACATTGAGTGGTGACGAGTTCAGGGCGATTCTCTCCGAGTTCACGGAGATCCCTGTCGAGAACCGGGTTCCCCCAGCCACGCCGGCAGCTCTCCCTGCCTAA
- the LOC9268159 gene encoding uncharacterized protein isoform X3 → MASASASASPRTARQLADALTAHLSLYHAATPPPPSSSSPRAAILRWLASLSPPCRAAAATSLLTPAAAAALLSMLRRLRARGHSSFFVLHPPSPSSAAVAEEGAAAPTVLSRLSRGLLARAAEASRGQGLVFDHLLLFPSSPTSSSRLDAITVAEELLGDLDGFVAAMDEISGGRFLCGDGEVDLVAMVGEEFPELPWLKAKGYYVIEEFVANWVEIALRMSWAAAGGGGGGGGGGRKAVRVGKGVKEKAGLAANAFWREKGYVDWWMRLEPRVRARIMGAFFGKGTTALANEIIEGTYIASSEKFSFCLGEPESFVAETYYESTRQSFFRRNRPCCLDVPSTLSCKKNPIFVKELQRLMLVQEIVYLKSNISNRSGDAIFFTKLMSAGTVADHILMKLRGILMVVSTESINLELIGDEAPKAAKKKDVEKISGGSRKGKKKSSSLKKLITSSKQMKDIGCSSSDSHDPKVLPDQQGPSVVCTTIEHASEDNLCKEIAPTPKVEQTVGLGDCKNQCNSKKRNKRKGKTKLHNLMKTENPGSGTLKTDAPHIATEAPNKPVEATHVSPHLPSYVHQSKSCIPKAVNCCDSSIALNGTDVKGIGNTKLEDTLHSPRVSSLLTTECSQSVKTSDGFSMNEQVISQNGQNESTLQPSSCLPSRSDTVDRNSVVATEKILPPVIPTNMFHSAISDNGGVMKTGGEYYVYNRNTLGGTSYEWPSVAPHHFVSPEMQQRPATTDRLHLDVGYRWPAQFEQPFLPPNHQMRNPPVEAGCNQVLSSLSVPLSFDWPPVFRGYGKLNQNNALGYDPLYTPQMQSSAWSGFHAPLIQRGSICNEKDRKYFGDSDPRNKSDVGDDTESYWFSEEESDGRGLSGRDINQYFGGGVMYWSPAEHAGTGFSRPPSLSSDDSAWAWHEADVSQVLDDIPVGIPCTYNANSVSSPPSTSVCSQNESPDPLPQSVGHSMTANGMNSESLQSPSSMQDSPEDKTISVSKSVSCGSEVIKGDTLPYAMLRPIVVPISRRPSRSEFKGGHDHRSPCVPSNRRDIPLVRRPPSPVVLSVPRVPRPPPPSPVGESRKRGFPIVRSGSSSPRHWGMRSLFTEDKILNRAQFCLDGPEVVWPSWGNKGSPAGTLGQSIEDTVLQDHLVKISQLSRDQHPDVALPLQPPDMLNCSSSKASLSLMHNALHEEIDQFCKQVSAENLVRKPYINWAVKRVTRCLQVLWPRSRTNLFGSNATGLALPTSDVDLVISLPPVRNLEPIKEAGILEGRNGIKETCLQHAARCLANQDWVRTDSLKTVENTALKCPVTQICPVNILLFWIAHTNNYPSMCLEIKGALLVLTTLVQKVAACQCVQE, encoded by the exons atggcctccgcctccgcctccgcctcgccgcgcacCGCGCGGCAGCTCGCCGACGCCCTCACCGCGCACCTCTCCCTCTACCACGCCGcgacccctccccctccctcctcctcctccccgcgcgccgcgaTCCTCCGGTGGCTCGCCTCCCTCTCCccgccctgccgcgccgcggccgcgaccTCCCTCCTCacccccgccgcggccgccgcgctcctctccatgctccgccgcctccgcgctcgCGGCCACTCCTCCTTCTTCGTGCTGCATCCTCCTTCCCCTTCTTCCGCGGCGGTGGccgaggagggggcggcggcgcccaccgTCCTCTCGCGGCTCTCCCGCGGCCTCCTCGCCCGCGCCGCGGAGGCATCCCGCGGGCAGGGGCTCGTCTtcgaccacctcctcctcttcccttcctcccccacgtcgtcgtcgcgccTCGACGCGATCACGGTCGCGGAGGAACTCCTCGGCGACCTCGACGGTTTCGTCGCGGCCATGGACGAGATCTCGGGTGGGAGGTTCCTATGCGGTGACGGGGAGGTGGACCTGGTGGCAATGGTGGGGGAGGAGTTCCCCGAGCTGCCCTGGCTGAAGGCCAAGGGGTACTACGTGATCGAGGAGTTCGTGGCAAATTGGGTGGAGATCGCGCTGCGGAtgtcgtgggcggcggcggggggaggtggtggaggtggaggtggggggAGGAAGGCGGTGAGGGTTGGGAAGGGTGTCAAGGAGAAAGCTGGATTGGCAGCAAATGCGTTCTGGAGGGAGAAAGGGTATGTGGATTGGTGGATGAGGCTGGAGCCGAGGGTGAGAGCAAGGATCATGGGAGCATTCTTTGGGAAGGGCACTACAGCACTG GCTAATGAGATCATTGAAGGAACATATATTGCTTCTAGCGAGAAATTCAGTTTCTGCTTAGGTGAACCAGAGTCATTTGTTGCAGAGACTTATTATGAAAGCACACGGCAGTCTTTTTTCAGAAGGAATCGACCTTGTTGTCTTGATGTTCCAAGCACACTGTCTTGTAAGAAGAATCCCATTTTCGTGAAAGAATTGCAAAGGCTGATGCTGGTTCAGGAGATAGTGTACTTGAAGAGCAATATTTCTAACCGTAGTGGTGATGCAATCTTTTTCACTAAATTAATGTCAGCTGGTACTGTTGCTGACCATATACTCATGAAATTACGAGGAATTCTCATGGTGGTGTCAACGGAAAGTATAAATCTTGAACTCATTGGGGATGAAGCACCAAAGGCTGCCAAAAAGAAAGATGTTGAAAAGATCAGCGGTGGTTCTcgaaaaggaaagaagaagtCCAGTAGCTTGAAAAAGCTAATAACATCTTCTAAGCAAATGAAG GACATCGGATGCAGTAGCTCAGATAGTCATGATCCTAAGGTTTTGCCAGATCAACAGGGTCCATCTGTTGTGTGCACTACTATTGAACATGCATCTGAAGATAATCTTTGCAAGGAAATTGCACCAACGCCAAAGGTG GAGCAAACTGTTGGGTTGGGTGACTGCAAGAACCAATGTAACAGCAAAAAGAGAAATAAGCGTAAAGGAAAAACTAAGCTCCATAATCTGATGAAAACTGAGAACCCTGGATCTGGCACATTGAAGACAGATGCTCCTCATATTGCTACAGAAGCTCCAAATAAACCTGTTGAAGCAACACATGTCTCACCTCATCTCCCATCATATGTCCATCAGTCCAAGAGTTGCATTCCCAAAGCAGTGAATTGCTGTGACTCTTCCATTGCACTTAATGGAACAGATGTAAAAGGCATTGGAAACACAAAACTGGAAGATACCTTGCATTCTCCCAGAGTCAGCTCGTTGTTGACTACAGAATGTTCTCAGAGTGTGAAAACATCTGATGGCTTTAGTATGAATGAGCAGGTCATATCGCAGAATGGCCAGAATGAATCTACACTCCAACCATCTTCTTGTTTGCCTTCCAGAAGTGATACTGTTGATCGTAACTCTGTAGTGGCAACTGAAAAAATATTGCCACCTGTTATTCCTACTAATATGTTTCACAGTGCTATAAGCGACAATGGCGGGGTAATGAAAACTGGAGGTGAATATTATGTGTACAACAGAAACACACTGGGTGGAACATCATATGAGTGGCCTAGTGTAGCACCACATCATTTTGTTTCACCGGAAATGCAACAGCGCCCTGCTACAACAGATAGGTTGCATCTTGATGTTGGTTACAGATGGCCAGCTCAATTTGAACAGCCTTTCCTTCCACCCAACCATCAGATGAGAAATCCGCCAGTTGAAGCTGGATGCAATCAAGTGCTATCCTCTCTTTCAGTGCCCTTAAGTTTTGATTGGCCTCCTGTTTTCAGAGGTTATGGTAAATTGAATCAAAACAATGCTTTAGGATATGATCCATTATATACTCCGCAGATGCAATCTTCCGCTTGGTCAGGGTTTCATGCTCCACTAATTCAAAGAGGTAGTATTTGCAATGAGAAAGATAGGAAATATTTTGGTGACAGTGATCCAAGAAACAAATCAGATGTTGGGGATGATACTGAAAGCTACTGGTTTTCTGAAGAAGAATCTGATGGCCGCGGACTTTCCGGAAGAGATATTAATCAATATTTTGGAGGAGGAGTTATGTATTGGAGTCCTGCAGAGCATGCCGGAACTGGTTTTTCTAGGCCACCATCTCTTAGCTCAGATGACAGTGCATGGGCTTGGCATGAGGCAGATGTTAGTCAAGTTCTTGATGACATACCTGTTGGGATTCCTTGTACATATAATGCAAATAGTGTGTCTTCACCACCTTCCACTTCAGTATGTTCCCAAAATGAATCTCCAGATCCTCTCCCTCAGTCTGTTGGTCATTCAATGACAGCAAATGGCATGAACAGTGAGTCGTTGCAGTCTCCATCTTCCATGCAAGACAGTCCTGAAGATAAAACTATTTCAGTTTCAAAGAGTGTATCTTGTGGCAGCGAAGTGATAAAGGGAGATACATTGCCATATGCAATGCTGCGGCCAATAGTTGTTCCAATATCACGAAGACCATCAAGATCTGAATTTAAGGGGGGTCATGATCACAGGAGCCCATGTGTGCCTTCAAACAGGAGGGATATTCCTCTTGTACGAAGACCTCCATCGCCAGTAGTACTTAGTGTTCCTCGAGTCCctaggccgccgcctccttctcctgtGGGAGAGTCACGAAAACGAGGATTCCCTATTGTTAGATCTGGCAGCTCAAGCCCAAGACATTGGGGGATGAGAAGTTTGTTTACTGAGGACAAAATTTTGAACAGGGCTCAGTTTTGCTTGGATGGTCCTGAAGTCGTATGGCCTTCATGGGGAAATAAAGGAAGTCCTGCTGGTACTCTGGGGCAATCAATTGAGGATACTGTCTTGCAGGATCACCTTGTTAAGATTTCACAGCTTTCTCGTGATCAACAT CCAGATGTTGCGTTGCCTCTGCAACCACCAGATATGTTAAACTGTTCTTCTAGCAAGGCATCCCTCTCTTTGATGCACAATGCACTACACGAAGAGATAGATCAATTCTGTAAGCAG GTTTCTGCCGAGAATCTGGTGAGGAAGCCCTATATTAATTGGGCTGTCAAAAGGGTCACACGGTGTTTGCAAGTTCTCTGGCCTCGTTCCCGTACAAATCTATTTGGCTCAAATGCCACTGGTTTGGCTCTTCCAACAAGCGATGTAGATCTTGTAATTTCTCTTCCACCAGTTCGTAATTTG GAACCTATAAAAGAAGCTGGGATTTTGGAAGGCAGGAATGGCATCAAGGAAACGTGTCTCCAG